The following are encoded together in the Montipora foliosa isolate CH-2021 chromosome 12, ASM3666993v2, whole genome shotgun sequence genome:
- the LOC137979228 gene encoding MAPK/MAK/MRK overlapping kinase-like gives MQKYRILGKKGEGTFSEVLKVQDIQDGTYFACKKMKQRYESIDQVNNLREIQAMRRLNPHGNVVDLKDIIFDKKSGTLALICELMDMNLYEMIRGRRHYISESKVKNYMYQLCKSIDHMHRNGIFHRDVKPENILIKDDVVKLADFGSCRSVYSKQPFTEYISTRWYRAPECLLTDGYYSYKMDMWSVGCVFFEVLSLRPLFPGSNEVDQIAKIHEVLGTPSTNILKKLQNKSRSMNFNFPAKTGTGLRVLLPHDHVSKECIELIELMCTYDPDERITAKQALRHPYFKQLREQDRRQSARLVSPDGSLIQSKPHRVVKKKRKHIIGQNRARSPSESILPKEGGFKSLTGGIVANQQPTLPSLGIGYKQNTYGTTLPKIPVATTTHRTTFPTSFHSIIQQEKNKVKNQTSQKFGHFTLPAIDNSKRPGDHGL, from the exons ATGCAAA aaTACCGTATTCttggaaaaaaaggagaagGGACATTCTCCGAAGTTCTGAAGGTTCAAGACATTCAGGATGGGACCTATTTTGCTTGCAAAAAAATGAAGCAACGTTATGAAAG CATTGATCAAGTGAACAATCTCAGAGAAATCCAAGCTATGAGGCGATTGAATCCCCATGGAAATGTTGTTGACCTCAAAGATATCATTTT CGATAAGAAGAGTGGAACATTAGCCTTGATATGTGAGCTGATGGACATGAACTTGTATGAGATGATTAGAG GGCGGCGCCACTACATTTCTGAATCCAAAGTTAAGAATTACATGTATCAGTTATGCAAATCAATTGACCATATGCACAG GAATGGAATCTTTCATCGGGATGTCAAGCCAGAGAATATTTTAATCAAG gATGATGTTGTAAAACTTGCTGACTTTGGATCATGTCGTAGTGTTTACTCCAAGCAACCATTCACAGAATATATATCAACAAGATG GTACCGTGCTCCAGAATGTTTGTTGACGGATGGTTACTATAGTTACAAGATGGATATGTGGAGTGTTGGCTgtgttttttttgaagtgttAAG TTTGCGTCCACTTTTTCCTGGCTCAAATGAAGTTGATCAGATTGCAAAGATTCATGAAGTTCTAGGAACTCCTTCAACCAACATTCTAAAGAAGTTACAAAA TAAATCACGCAGCATGAACTTCAACTTTCCCGCAAAAACAGGAACGGGTCTGAGAGTGCTTCTTCCTCATGATCATGTCTCTAAGGAGTGCATTGAACTCATTGAACTTATGTGTACATATGATCCTGATGAGAG aaTAACAGCCAAGCAAGCCTTGAGGCATCCTTATTTTAAGCAACTCAG AGAGCAAGACAGGAGGCAAAGTGCCAGACTGGTATCACCAGATGGATCACTCATTCAATCCAAACCTCACAGGGTAGTCAAAAAGAAG AGAAAACATATCATTGGACAAAATCGTGCACGTTCGCCAAGTGAA TCTATTCTTCCCAAAGAAGGAGGATTTAAGAGCCTAACTGGGGGCATCGTGGCAAACCAGCAACCAACTTTACCTTCTCTTGGTATTGGTTACAAGCAAAACACATATGGCACGACACTTCCCAAAATACCAGTGGCAACTACAACACACAGAACAACTTTCCCAACATCATTTCATTCTATTATccagcaagaaaaaaataaggtcAAG